A DNA window from Microcystis aeruginosa NIES-843 contains the following coding sequences:
- a CDS encoding AAA family ATPase produces the protein MITYIKIHGFKSFHNFEMVFTPLTVVAGVNASGKSNLFDALQLLARLAEVDLKTAFSEQRGHPSELFTQYDEDDYATEMEFIVEMLVNRKVKDNWGGEVDLKYTRLRYQLKIKRESNISGFENLYIVYESLENLKHNEDNWVKNYIPKTVLETWRPKVVTGRRAIPYIKTEDINGIATIVVPQDGQQGNKKVFPAKNASQTVLSSINTIDFKHILAAKQEMLSWKFMQLNPEDLREPTRQDMGIRDTITASGKNLAAALFRIKQDDEYTLTAISRDLNNLLPNLTEVNVYDDKANRQFIIKVKGDDGREFSSRVLSEGTLRLLTLCVLQYDRQHTGLLCFEEPENGIHPFRIQAMARLLKELTVDFEDTEMPLRQVIVNTHSPVLVSQLINWQDDKNVSIWLSQLTTIISTIEGKRIKMKSSNFHPVIKENKKQLTLFFSENEAKLTLSEVVEYLKTADAESAIKNIKNQQNQLT, from the coding sequence ATGATTACTTATATTAAAATTCATGGCTTTAAATCCTTTCATAATTTTGAAATGGTATTCACGCCGCTTACTGTAGTTGCTGGGGTTAATGCTTCTGGTAAGAGTAATTTATTTGATGCTTTGCAATTGTTGGCGCGGCTGGCAGAAGTGGATCTGAAGACGGCTTTTAGCGAGCAACGAGGACATCCTAGCGAACTTTTTACCCAATATGATGAGGACGACTACGCCACGGAAATGGAATTTATAGTTGAAATGTTAGTCAATCGCAAGGTAAAAGATAATTGGGGTGGGGAAGTCGATCTTAAATATACAAGATTACGCTATCAATTAAAAATTAAACGAGAGTCTAATATAAGTGGCTTTGAAAACTTGTATATTGTTTATGAAAGTTTAGAAAACTTAAAGCACAATGAAGATAATTGGGTAAAAAATTATATTCCTAAGACAGTATTGGAAACTTGGCGACCAAAAGTAGTAACGGGTAGGAGAGCCATTCCTTATATTAAGACTGAAGATATTAATGGTATTGCTACCATTGTTGTACCTCAAGACGGTCAACAAGGAAATAAAAAAGTATTTCCCGCAAAAAACGCATCACAAACTGTTTTAAGCAGCATTAATACCATAGATTTTAAACATATATTAGCCGCCAAACAAGAAATGCTGAGTTGGAAGTTTATGCAGCTTAATCCCGAAGATCTGCGAGAACCTACGCGTCAAGATATGGGCATCAGAGATACAATAACAGCAAGCGGAAAGAATTTAGCCGCTGCTTTATTTCGCATCAAACAAGATGATGAATATACCCTCACAGCAATTTCCCGTGATCTCAATAATCTGCTACCGAATCTTACAGAAGTTAATGTTTATGACGACAAAGCAAATCGACAATTTATTATCAAGGTAAAAGGTGATGATGGTCGGGAGTTTTCTTCGAGAGTGCTTTCCGAAGGAACCCTACGTTTATTAACATTATGTGTCCTGCAATACGACCGACAACACACAGGATTACTGTGTTTTGAAGAGCCAGAAAATGGCATCCATCCTTTTCGTATTCAAGCAATGGCAAGATTATTAAAAGAGCTAACTGTCGATTTTGAAGATACTGAAATGCCTTTACGCCAAGTAATAGTGAACACTCATTCTCCGGTTCTGGTGAGTCAATTAATTAATTGGCAAGATGATAAAAATGTCAGCATTTGGCTTTCTCAACTTACCACTATAATATCCACTATTGAAGGGAAGCGAATTAAGATGAAAAGCAGTAATTTTCACCCTGTTATCAAAGAGAATAAAAAGCAATTAACCTTATTTTTCTCCGAAAATGAGGCCAAGCTAACTCTCTCGGAAGTTGTCGAATATCTAAAAACTGCTGATGCTGAAAGTGCGATTAAAAATATTAAAAATCAACAAAACCAATTAACGTAA